A portion of the Oncorhynchus masou masou isolate Uvic2021 chromosome 11, UVic_Omas_1.1, whole genome shotgun sequence genome contains these proteins:
- the LOC135548882 gene encoding ubiquitin carboxyl-terminal hydrolase 2-like isoform X3, whose translation MPSMRHSYTVTVPEEPPVTAFPFLKTDLRRKSPPMSRSMLVSTFVGLLINQAKNSKSPQGLVGLRNLGNTCFMNSILQCLSNTPDLRDYCLRNTHRTDLNNNCRAKAALMEEFAKLTQTLWTSVSSEAISPSDFKTQIQRYAPKFVGYNQQDAQEFLRFLLDGLHNEVNRVTVRPRLPAEDIDHLSDNEKGKKMWNKYLEREDSKVVDLFVGQLKSSLTCSECGYCSTVFDPFWDLSLPIAKKGSGEVSLTDCMRFFTKEDVLDGDEKPTCCRCKARRKCTKKFTIQKFPQILVLHLKRFSENRIQTSKLSTYVNFPLKELDMREFASENSMNAVYNLYAVSNHSGNTLGGHYTAYCRNPALGEWYSYNDSRVSPMSSSQVRSSDAYVLFYELASSSHSRL comes from the exons ATGCCTAGTATGCGACATTCGTACACCGTCACCGTGCCCGAGGAGCCGCCGGTCACCGCATTCCCCTTCCTAAAGACTGACCTGCGCAGGAAGAGTCCTCCAATGTCGCGCTCAATGTTGGTGTCCACATTTGTGGGTCTTCTTATTAATCAAGCCAAG AACTCCAAGAGTCCTCAAGGCCTGGTGGGACTGAGAAACCTGGGCAACACA TGTTTCATGAACTCAATCCTGCAGTGTCTGAGCAACACCCCTGACCTGAGGGACTACTGTCTGAGGAACACGCACCGCACCGACCTCAACAACAACTGCAGGGCCAAGGCCGCTCTCATGGAGG agttTGCCAAACTCACTCAGACCCTATGGACGTCAGTCAGCAGCGAGGCCATCAGTCCCTCAGACTTCAAGACCCAGATCCAGAGATACGCGCCCAAATTTGTGGGATACAA tcagCAGGACGCTCAGGAGTTCCTGCGTTTCCTATTGGACGGCCTCCACAACGAGGTCAACCGGGTCACAGTGCGGCCCAGGCTCCCGGCCGAGGACATTGACCACCTCTC TGACAATGAGAAAGGGAAGAAAATGTGGAACaaatacctagagagagaggacagcaaaGTGGTCG ATCTGTTTGTTGGCCAGCTGAAGAGCTCTCTGACCTGCAGTGAGTGTGGTTACTGCTCCACAGTGTTCGATCCATTCTGGGACTTGTCACTACCCATCGCTAAG AAAGGTTCAGGGGAGGTGAGTCTGACAGACTGCATGCGATTCTTCACCAAAGAAGATGTACTGGATGGAGATGAGAAACCG ACATGCTGCAGGTGTAAAGCCAGAAGGAAATGCACGAAGAAGTTCACCATCCAGAAGTTCCCCCAGATCCTTGTGCTTC ACCTCAAGCGCTTCTCAGAGAACCGCATCCAAACCAGTAAACTCTCTACCTATGTCAACTTCCCCCTCAAAGAGCTGGACATGAGGGAATTTGCTTCCGAGAACAGCA tgaatgCAGTGTATAATCTCTATGCGGTGTCCAACCACTCTGGGAACACACTGGGTGGCCACTACACAGCCTACTGCAGGAACCCAGCCCTGGGGGAGTGGTACAGCTACAATGACTCCAG GGTGAGCCCCATGTCATCCAGCCAGGTCCGCAGCAGTGATGCCTACGTGCTCTTCTACGAGCTGgcctcctcctctcattcacGCCTGTGA